The following coding sequences are from one Ooceraea biroi isolate clonal line C1 chromosome 5, Obir_v5.4, whole genome shotgun sequence window:
- the LOC105284901 gene encoding uncharacterized protein LOC105284901 isoform X2: MYASNSHQMCNVSRTTEQEQAKLQKIKELTNILKDTDKNLTICEEILATYVKKRLKTLIHMLQEKRAEIQRRNELENKMAEILENLKTRLLVE; encoded by the exons ATGTACGCGTCGAATTCGCATCAAATGTGCAACGTTTCACGGACTACCGAGCAAGAGCAAGCCAAGCTACAGAAAATTAAGGAACTGACAAACATCTTAAAG GATACGGACAAAAATCTTACCATATGCGAGGAAATACTGGCGACTTACGTAAAGAAACGCTTGAAG acacTTATACATATGTTGCAGGAGAAGAGAGCAGAAATACAAAGGAGAAACGAATTAGAAAACAAAATGGCCGAGATATTGGAAAATTTGAAGACGCGATTATTGGTTGAATAA
- the LOC105284901 gene encoding uncharacterized protein LOC105284901 isoform X3, with protein sequence MYASNSHQMCNVSRTTEQEQAKLQKIKELTNILKDTDKNLTICEEILATYVKKRLKEKRAEIQRRNELENKMAEILENLKTRLLVE encoded by the exons ATGTACGCGTCGAATTCGCATCAAATGTGCAACGTTTCACGGACTACCGAGCAAGAGCAAGCCAAGCTACAGAAAATTAAGGAACTGACAAACATCTTAAAG GATACGGACAAAAATCTTACCATATGCGAGGAAATACTGGCGACTTACGTAAAGAAACGCTTGAAG GAGAAGAGAGCAGAAATACAAAGGAGAAACGAATTAGAAAACAAAATGGCCGAGATATTGGAAAATTTGAAGACGCGATTATTGGTTGAATAA
- the LOC105284901 gene encoding uncharacterized protein LOC105284901 isoform X1, which yields MYASNSHQMCNVSRTTEQEQAKLQKIKELTNILKDTDKNLTICEEILATYVKKRLKRQEPHLQRPEQSTLITEATTMNMSYNQSFLHCYFSFVTKNTKQHVFLN from the exons ATGTACGCGTCGAATTCGCATCAAATGTGCAACGTTTCACGGACTACCGAGCAAGAGCAAGCCAAGCTACAGAAAATTAAGGAACTGACAAACATCTTAAAG GATACGGACAAAAATCTTACCATATGCGAGGAAATACTGGCGACTTACGTAAAGAAACGCTTGAAG CGACAAGAGCCTCACCTCCAGAGGCCAGAACAATCAACATTGATAACAGAAGCTACAACAATGAATATGTCATACAACCAAAGTTTTCTTCATTGTTACTTTTCATTTGTTACGAAGAATACGAAACAGCATGTATTCCTGAATTGA
- the LOC113561917 gene encoding midasin-like — MEPRAGVLIFCLLCVARTSKMHPEEIAEFEAGSLTYEGLSGIPIRETNETDKQPTDKLREKRALGLLLSGLAQIFGYTVTPIQVASLPNPNTTRPAAMSNSTMKGNAMKQQGASSRPASMNATVPRLQETIRFTGVLNFGNNSDIIGHLQRYEQIFHGRGNNTTGTPKPAPMPSANVSVDPRTNSPTKAPLLAPFFVKIPLPIAPNLPPATLSIGDIKYPVPLVSIVSESNENAEPPVRKEQETVYRNNEDTERYTVEEKDIYDEKDVRQPASKYSHELYIDDSRYNQQQDDRYDEVQHKQQDHVQRLKEQNEQRDREKDTYYTEDENNEKYRNREEEIANRNREYSSKYEPKEKTRPEHDDEEDENSAERYEEHENQANDSGESSKQPTENEENKTEDYSDENNDPNKQFDGYKYPDSFDKYVEVGYNQRLPIGDYFHESNPEAIRDSYGEVLDNKKQEDDRLSGYFSMFKNPYTSVYDSQEVRNPEDASKEGEKQTSAAHGYDEHLDKLQKLRDEYALPENKYEEYDINDESEADRNDRGSERVQDRASAKSKSRKTNRLHSTKDNRAKTQTGTDRSEMSRGDVAKSEDVNSQEEIDFVRYTPLIVPVRYVDASDKLEQATSQRGYDKESDKSPRSQFPEGNVDSTVSNEKLTLPIGLPQRPQQLHEDERKQLHIWPPPFDYVFDNTEPVNAIVPPDSQNHPLNYQHVAKNIAANDANNDNSPEAPSGYVVVVGNPESSYRYPYNVYYVPNEAVNANQNPHLNVEGTYSQEQIYVPQQHVNQQLIQANPNVTRYNLNETTRDFRDYYYQPQETPINHLDRYKYVFEERTSQNKESPNVYVRNQATNTENWSNRIHRSRDETEQSSPIQLQNTGPSNQRVQISKSLERSYYLQPLRRRQKDSQPEDQRKDDGKLNAPSRQHIRRSKPFDDPQSTQNSFGFRKAGNSFAGESSNVSRIIGGNSKIKKKSGVLVAPEPTAAYRSNESPTKHIDEPEHNAEKANGKEYRNKVTTLRTLEQRPRPRSNGPAHYVNLNVRNI, encoded by the coding sequence ATGGAGCCACGCGCAGGAGTGCTTATCTTCTGTTTACTGTGTGTTGCGCGCACATCGAAAATGCATCCGGAAGAAATCGCCGAGTTCGAAGCAGGATCCTTAACCTACGAAGGTCTCTCGGGGATCCCCATACGGGAAACCAATGAGACCGATAAGCAACCTACAGATAAGCTTCGCGAGAAGAGAGCTCTCGGTCTTTTGTTATCAGGTTTAGCTCAGATTTTTGGTTATACTGTGACTCCAATCCAAGTCGCTTCACTGCCAAACCCGAACACCACGAGACCAGCCGCGATGTCGAACTCGACGATGAAAGGCAATGCCATGAAGCAGCAAGGTGCATCTTCTCGACCTGCCTCGATGAACGCCACGGTGCCAAGGCTACAGGAGACCATCAGGTTCACAGGTGTGCTGAACTTCGGCAATAACTCGGACATCATAGGACACCTCCAGCGCTACGAGCAGATCTTTCACGGTCGTGGCAACAACACGACAGGTACACCGAAGCCCGCACCGATGCCTTCCGCGAATGTCTCAGTAGATCCGAGGACGAATTCGCCGACCAAAGCGCCGTTGTTAGCGCCGTTCTTCGTGAAGATTCCGTTGCCGATTGCACCTAATCTGCCGCCAGCTACGCTGTCCATCGGAGATATCAAGTATCCTGTCCCACTGGTTTCAATCGTGAGCGAATCAAATGAGAACGCGGAACCACCGGTTCGAAAGGAGCAGGAGACAGTATACAGGAATAACGAGGACACTGAACGGTATACGGTGGAGGAGAAAGATATCTATGATGAAAAAGATGTAAGGCAACCGGCAAGCAAATATAGTCATGAATTATACATCGACGATTCGAGGTACAATCAGCAACAAGATGATAGATACGATGAGGTGCAACATAAGCAGCAGGATCACGTTCAGAGACTGAAGGAACAGAATGAACAAAGAGATCGTGAAAAGGATACTTACTACACGGAAGACGAGAACAACGAGAAATACAGGAACCGAGAAGAGGAAATCGCCAATCGAAATCGAGAATACTCTTCAAAGTACGAACCGAAGGAGAAGACGAGACCAGAACACGATGATGAAGAAGATGAAAATTCCGCGGAAAGATATGAGGAGCATGAAAACCAGGCAAACGACTCAGGCGAGTCCTCGAAACAGCCGACAGAGAATGAGGAAAATAAAACTGAAGACTACTCGGATGAAAATAATGATCCGAACAAACAATTTGACGGATACAAGTATCCTGACAGCTTTGACAAGTATGTAGAAGTGGGTTATAATCAGCGGTTGCCAATCGGCGACTACTTCCACGAGAGTAACCCTGAAGCGATCCGCGACAGCTACGGTGAAGTTTTAGATAACAAGAAACAAGAGGATGACAGGCTCTCCGGTTATTTCAGCATGTTCAAGAACCCGTACACCAGCGTGTACGATTCGCAGGAAGTACGAAATCCTGAAGACGCGTCGAAGGAGGGCGAAAAGCAGACATCTGCGGCGCATGGTTACGACGAACACTTGGACAAACTGCAGAAGCTCCGAGATGAGTACGCTTTACCGGAGAATAAATACGAGGAGTACGATATAAACGACGAGAGCGAGGCGGACAGAAACGACAGAGGGAGTGAAAGGGTTCAGGACCGCGCCTCGGCAAAATCAAAAAGTCGCAAAACGAACCGTCTTCACAGCACAAAGGACAATCGTGCGAAAACGCAAACTGGAACGGACAGGAGCGAAATGTCACGCGGCGATGTCGCGAAATCCGAGGATGTGAACTCGCAGGAAGAGATCGATTTCGTAAGGTACACACCTCTAATCGTGCCTGTACGTTACGTTGATGCGAGCGACAAGTTGGAGCAAGCAACGAGTCAGCGAGGATACGACAAAGAATCGGATAAATCGCCGCGCAGCCAGTTTCCCGAAGGTAACGTTGACTCCACTGTGTCCAACGAGAAGCTGACTTTGCCAATCGGTTTGCCCCAAAGGCCGCAGCAGTTGCACGAGGATGAACGAAAACAGCTGCACATATGGCCGCCGCCATTCGACTACGTCTTCGACAACACGGAACCTGTGAACGCCATCGTTCCGCCGGACTCACAAAATCATCCTCTAAATTATCAACATGTCGCAAAGAATATTGCAGCGAATGACGCGAATAACGATAACTCTCCGGAAGCACCTTCCGGTTACGTGGTGGTCGTTGGTAATCCGGAGAGCTCGTACAGATATCCCTATAACGTCTACTATGTTCCCAACGAAGCTGTGAACGCGAACCAAAATCCTCATCTAAACGTCGAAGGAACGTACTCGCAAGAGCAAATCTATGTTCCTCAACAACATGTGAATCAACAGCTGATCCAAGCAAATCCCAATGTCACCAGATATAACTTGAACGAGACTACAAGAGATTTTCGCGATTATTACTATCAGCCTCAAGAAACCCCGATCAACCATCTCGATCGTTACAAATACGTCTTTGAAGAACGTACCTCTCAAAATAAAGAGTCGCCTAATGTCTACGTAAGAAATCAAGCAACTAATACCGAGAACTGGTCCAACAGGATACATCGATCCCGAGATGAGACTGAACAATCCTCACCGATCCAACTGCAGAATACTGGACCTTCAAATCAGCGTGTGCAAATTAGTAAATCTTTGGAAAGATCATATTATTTGCAGCCGCTACGAAGAAGACAAAAGGATTCGCAGCCAGAGGACCAACGCAAAGATGATGGGAAGCTGAACGCTCCATCGCGACAACACATCCGGAGAAGCAAGCCCTTTGACGATCCTCAGAGTACACAAAATTCCTTTGGCTTCAGGAAAGCTGGTAACAGCTTTGCAGGTGAAAGCAGTAATGTGTCGAGAATTATCGGAGGGAacagcaaaattaaaaaaaagtccGGTGTGCTCGTTGCACCGGAACCGACTGCTGCTTATCGCAGCAACGAAAGCCCGACGAAACACATCGATGAACCAGAACATAACGCGGAGAAAGCCAACGGCAAGGAGTACAGGAACAAAGTGACGACCTTGAGAACGTTGGAGCAAAGACCGAGACCGAGATCGAACGGACCGGCTCATTACGTGAACTTGAACGTGCGCAACATTTAG
- the LOC105284899 gene encoding zinc finger protein 511 isoform X2 → MEEILEQLGVGIRPRKGVTIDDEEELCHEVIREFSCYVPGCRTTFQTLLDYEMHYNSSHRYTCTECKVSRPNPRLLEIHVQEMHDAFFKVLSEKQPMYQCYDSECDIKFNNSVERREHCIRVHKFPKKYRFEDTPCCNKKHESDEMEVDDSNSKKKIDKKNESDRMEVDDSSSKKKVNKVIFNKNQKGKMFSKAATSPICTDNASADVISTTTTKTKATSLTFIPRQVQKSFSKVLTNNQTKERNVLETETMMELADSLPD, encoded by the exons ATGGAAGAGATACTTGAGCAATTGGGGGTTGGAATACGACCT AGAAAAGGCGTCACGATCGACGACGAAGAGGAATTATGCCACGAAGT TATCAGAGAATTCTCATGTTACGTCCCAGGATGCAGGACCACTTTCCAAACGTTACTAGATTACGAGATGCACTATAATAGTTCGCATCGATACACTTGTACAGAATGTAAAGTATCTAGGCCAAATCCACGGCTCCTGGAAATTCACGTTCAGGAAATGCATGATGCTTTCTTCAAGGTTCTATCCGAGAAACAACCCAtg tatCAGTGTTACGACTCTGAATGTGACATCAAATTCAATAATTCAGTGGAGAGGAGAGAACATTGCATTAGAGTGCATAAATTTCCGAAGAAATATCGATTTGAGGACACTCCATGCTGCAACAAGAAACACGAATCGGACGAAATGGAAGTGGACGATAGCAATAGTAAGAAAAAGATTGACAAGAAAAACGAATCAGACAGAATGGAAGTGGATGACAGCAGTAGTAAGAAAAAGGTGAACAAagtgattttcaataaaaatcaaaagggtaaaatgttttcaaaagCCGCTACCAGTCCTATCTGTACAGACAATGCTAGTGCAGACGTAATTTCTACAACTACTACTAAAACGAAAGCAACATCGTTAACTTTCATTCCTAGACAAGTACAGAAATCCTTTTCAAAAGTACTTACAAATAATCAAACCAAAGAGAGGAATGTTCTCGAAACAGAAACTATGATGGAACTTGCAGATTCATTGCCGGATTGA
- the LOC105284899 gene encoding zinc finger protein 511 isoform X1, translated as MEEILEQLGVGIRPVSDPFFDDSYKVCKVFQRKGVTIDDEEELCHEVIREFSCYVPGCRTTFQTLLDYEMHYNSSHRYTCTECKVSRPNPRLLEIHVQEMHDAFFKVLSEKQPMYQCYDSECDIKFNNSVERREHCIRVHKFPKKYRFEDTPCCNKKHESDEMEVDDSNSKKKIDKKNESDRMEVDDSSSKKKVNKVIFNKNQKGKMFSKAATSPICTDNASADVISTTTTKTKATSLTFIPRQVQKSFSKVLTNNQTKERNVLETETMMELADSLPD; from the exons ATGGAAGAGATACTTGAGCAATTGGGGGTTGGAATACGACCTGTAAGTGATCCCTTTTTCGACGATTCCTATAAAGTATGCAAAGTCTTTCAGAGAAAAGGCGTCACGATCGACGACGAAGAGGAATTATGCCACGAAGT TATCAGAGAATTCTCATGTTACGTCCCAGGATGCAGGACCACTTTCCAAACGTTACTAGATTACGAGATGCACTATAATAGTTCGCATCGATACACTTGTACAGAATGTAAAGTATCTAGGCCAAATCCACGGCTCCTGGAAATTCACGTTCAGGAAATGCATGATGCTTTCTTCAAGGTTCTATCCGAGAAACAACCCAtg tatCAGTGTTACGACTCTGAATGTGACATCAAATTCAATAATTCAGTGGAGAGGAGAGAACATTGCATTAGAGTGCATAAATTTCCGAAGAAATATCGATTTGAGGACACTCCATGCTGCAACAAGAAACACGAATCGGACGAAATGGAAGTGGACGATAGCAATAGTAAGAAAAAGATTGACAAGAAAAACGAATCAGACAGAATGGAAGTGGATGACAGCAGTAGTAAGAAAAAGGTGAACAAagtgattttcaataaaaatcaaaagggtaaaatgttttcaaaagCCGCTACCAGTCCTATCTGTACAGACAATGCTAGTGCAGACGTAATTTCTACAACTACTACTAAAACGAAAGCAACATCGTTAACTTTCATTCCTAGACAAGTACAGAAATCCTTTTCAAAAGTACTTACAAATAATCAAACCAAAGAGAGGAATGTTCTCGAAACAGAAACTATGATGGAACTTGCAGATTCATTGCCGGATTGA
- the LOC105284897 gene encoding probable serine/threonine-protein kinase nek3, producing the protein MKRKFHDYIPECPQDLQIRNLDLLSNKATEPTHEHITPNALDLSCKKRTSSPTNIKNSTDTYSSLTLTTSDRYEQPTISTTERHSPYATVLMSPYSETNSPKRRKLNEPTATMNSDFTNNSSNQMDVSAAVSLMYHPPYFLQSSEAIGGFSREMLTSSSLPMSFAQVPQSVPISEATRMIPQTFSPIPTLQPAVPLPRETNLSVAQTEMTKKVTRPFKAYGKDSIYFNKEDNAKFQRFRHQMKQSFEKMNENPNPKMRRANKSPALPNSTVEEKDAAYWERRKKNNAAAKRSRDARRQKEDELAIKAVFFERENQRLKNEIQFLRSICLYNKINIDSLRTQLPYNVEYEQRK; encoded by the coding sequence ATGAAGAGGAAATTTCACGACTATATACCGGAGTGCCCGCAGGATCTTCAAATACGCAATCTGGATTTACTTTCGAATAAAGCGACAGAGCCAACGCATGAGCATATCACACCAAATGCATTAGATCTATCATGCAAAAAGCGCACGTCATCACCAACcaacataaaaaattcaacGGACACATATTCATCGCTGACATTGACCACAAGCGATCGATATGAACAACCAACTATTTCGACTACAGAGAGACATAGTCCCTACGCCACCGTTTTGATGTCGCCGTATTCGGAGACGAACTCGCCAAAAAGGAGGAAGTTGAATGAGCCAACAGCAACAATGAACAGCGATTTTACCAACAATTCATCAAATCAAATGGATGTATCAGCCGCAGTGTCGCTCATGTATCACCCACCATATTTCCTACAGAGTAGTGAAGCTATCGGCGGTTTTTCAAGAGAAATGTTGACAAGCTCATCTTTGCCTATGTCATTTGCGCAAGTACCGCAGTCCGTGCCGATCAGCGAAGCTACCAGAATGATTCCACAGACATTTTCACCGATACCGACGCTGCAGCCTGCAGTTCCGTTGCCTCGGGAGACAAATCTGTCAGTAGCACAAACAGAAATGACCAAGAAAGTTACCAGACCTTTCAAGGCCTACGGAAAGGATTCTATATACTTTAACAAGGAAGACAACGCGAAGTTTCAGAGATTTCGGCATCAGATGAAGCAATCATTTGAAAAGATGAACGAAAATCCAAATCCTAAAATGCGCAGAGCGAATAAAAGCCCTGCGTTGCCCAATAGTACCGTTGAGGAGAAAGATGCTGCTTACtgggaaagaagaaaaaaaaataatgcagcAGCAAAGCGTTCTAGAGATGCTCGACGACAGAAAGAAGATGAGCTTGCTATCAAGGCGGTTTTCTTCGAACGAGAGAACCAAAGACTCAAAAACGAAATACAGTTTCTTCGGAGTATATGcctatataacaaaataaatattgactCGCTACGTACACAATTGCCGTATAACGTAGAATATGAACAACGGAAATAG
- the LOC105284895 gene encoding 40S ribosomal protein S12, mitochondrial — translation MNVLVRSVMNIARACITNSIQGSTSSLANFYGNSYIPGSILNATRTCLNTALQGLGQTRLATSLIKMHKRNGPYRKRKPSKNPFDGNPFMKGVVLKTVIKKPKKPNSANRKCVVVRLSNGKEMTSYVPGIGHNLQEHNIVLCRVGRLRDTPGVKIKCVRGKYDLPHVIKRD, via the exons ATGAATGTCCTGGTCAGAAGCGTAATGAACATAGCAAGAGCATGTATAACAAATTCCATTCAAG GTAGCACGTCAAGTTTAGCAAACTTCTACGGGAACAGCTATATTCCAG gAAGCATACTAAACGCCACAAGAACATGTTTAAACACTGCATTGCaag GATTAGGTCAAACCAGATTAGCAACTTCGTTAATCAAAATGCACAAGAGAAATGGCCCGTATAGGAAAAGGAAACCTTCAAAGAATCCTTTCGATGGCAATCCATTCATGAAGGGCGTAGTCTTAAAAACTGTCATTAAAAAACCGAAAAAGCCTAATTCCGCGAATCGAAAATGCGTTGTTGTGAGATTATCGAATGGCAAAGAAATGACATCATATGTCCCCG GGATCGGCCACAATCTGCAAGAACATAATATAGTGCTTTGCAGAGTTGGACGGTTGCGAGATACACCTggtgttaaaataaaatgcgtaCGCGGAAAATATGACTTACCACATGTAATAAagcgcgattaa
- the LOC105284894 gene encoding uncharacterized protein LOC105284894, translating into MLIHKTTVMLRTKCVLRLMSFNVQSTCQASFKKDSTKGNRKKKLMKEFKTVFGQLVETKAEKKKRLKLEEKGKIPQQESNQNNTELFWVLENCHKNLQSITVPAKSKDEVFESQIVKNEKNISLPEKNETVREIDDEISNQTCNLSVMTKASSNKNRNKVISAMETLCPDQNVKEDGNIHNNASLPNSNVSNMENANAKYNVHSNSERPSNIIIKNLLSFPIISNKQESFKESTQSTEILSISGLDDPKTFKFPSVTKILTHTMPLESKLALEAWKKRMIEKLGEEGFEMHQKALLEDGASLHTCIAQNLLGKEFELPPRTEPVFKSVQSVLEDVCQVKAIETHVAHTKLHYKGVIDCVASYRGENYVIDWKKSDKKKLNLKETYDGPAQVAAYIGAINASNLYPFVIKRGLLVIAYTCGTPASVHEICNNTLQHYWTIWLHRLQKYYVETANNDDNENIPQ; encoded by the exons ATGTTAATTCACAAAACTACAGTTATGTTGAGAACTAAATGTGTTTTACGTCTAATGTCTTTCAATGTGCAAAGTACATGTCAAGCATCTTTCAAAAAAGACTCCACAAAGGgtaatagaaagaaaaaattaatgaaagaatttaaaaCAGTATTCGGTCAACTAGTAGAAACAAAagctgaaaagaaaaagaggctGAAATTggaggaaaagggaaaaattcCCCAACAGGAATCAAACCAAAATAATACAGAATTATTCTGGGTTTTGGAGAATTGTCACAAGAATCTCCAAAGCATTACAGTACCTGCAAAATCAAAAGATGAAGTTTTTGAAAGTCagattgttaaaaatgaaaagaatatttctttacCAGAGAAAAATGAGACTGTGCGGGAAATAGATGatgaaatttcaaatcaaACGTGTAATTTGTCAGTAATGACCAAAGCTAGTAGTAATAAGAATCGTAATAAAGTTATATCCGCAATGGAAACTTTATGTCCTGatcaaaatgtaaaagaagatggtaatattcataataatgCATCATTGCCTAACTCAAATGTATCCAACATggaaaatgcaaatgcaaaatataatgtgCATTCTAATTCTGAAAGACcatctaatattattataaagaatcTACTATCTTTTCCAATTATAAGCAATAAGCAAGAATCCTTTAAAGAGTCAACTCAGTCAACAGAAATATTGTCCATATCTGGATTGGATGATCCAAAAACGTTCAAATTTCCCAGCGTAACTAAAATTCTCACGCACACCATGCCATTAGAGTCAAAGCTGGCTTTAGAGGCatggaaaaaaagaatgatagAAAAGCTTGGAGAAGAGGGATTCGAAATGCATCAGAAAG CGCTGTTAGAGGATGGAGCATCTCTGCACACGTGTATAGCACAAAATTTGCTTGGGAAAGAATTTGAGCTTCCTCCAAGAACCGAGCCGGTGTTTAAGAGCGTTCAATCTGTTTTGGAAGATGTATGCCAGGTGAAAGCGATCGAAACGCACGTGGCTCACACAAAGTTGCATTACAAGGGTGTAATTGATTGTGTAGCGTCTTATAG GGgtgaaaattatgtaatcgaTTGGAAGAAATCGgacaagaagaagttgaatcTGAAAGAAACATATGACGGACCTGCACAAGTCGCTGCGTATATCGGAGCTATCAATGCTTCTAATCTCTATCCTTTTGTG ATAAAACGCGGACTACTCGTAATTGCTTACACATGTGGTACACCAGCATCGGTACACGAGATATGTAACAACACGTTGCAGCATTACTGGACGATATGGCTGCATCGCCTGCAGAAATACTACGTCGAAACGGCGAATAATGATGACAATGAGAACATTCCCCAATAA